DNA sequence from the Zonotrichia albicollis isolate bZonAlb1 chromosome 29, bZonAlb1.hap1, whole genome shotgun sequence genome:
gggaaggggctCCGGCTgcatgggaaaggggaaaggggacgGGGGTGGGGATGGAGGTCCCTGTCCCGGTGCTGCAGCGGCCGCCTGGCCCCGCTCCAGCGCAGCCCTTCCCAAAACGCGGCCGCGGCCTCTGGAAAATTGCCCCGAGCGCTTGGGAGTTCAGTGACCCCGCGATGCTCAAAACAGCATCCGAGGGAGGGAGCGGCGCGGCACGACAAGGGACAAACAAGGGACAAACATGGGGCGGCGCGGCGTGACACggccacccctgccctgccctgcccgcacACACAGCTGGCACCGGCCTGGGCcaactgggaggcactgggagggactgggagggactgggaccgAGGCAGTTCAGGTCCTACCCAGGTAATTGCGGCTCTTGTCCGTCACTTTGATGTTGGTGGCCCCTGCCGGGATCTTGGTGACGTTCACATATCCCAAATACcctggggagggatggagggggggCAGAGtcagggcagagcctgggcagggcccaggGGGCACCACggggggacagagagggagggGACGGGCACAGAGGGGACCCGGGGCTGGAGCATTGACCCAGCTGGGCCCCACGTGctgggacatcagggacatgtGGGCACAGGGACTCTGGACACCCCTGGGGACATCACAGACCCCACACAGGACCCCTCTGCAATGAGTTAACCCCCTTAAGTGAAGGGACCAGAGACCCTCGGGAtgggggacaggggatgggacAATGGGGCACCCAGGCCACGCCTTGGGGACACGGGTGGGGACAGGAGGACAGGGGAGCCAAGAGCCAAAGCATTCACCCATGGAGGGGGCCGGGGCAATGGTTCATTCACCGGAGGAGGGGTCGGAGCCCTGGAACAGCCGGTGCACCAGCACGCACGAGCCGTGGCCGCTGCCGCAGTGCCCGCAGGCGTCGGGGCCCGAGCCCAGGATCCCGTCACAGCCCACGCTCTGTGGGGAGCGCAGACCCCCCCTCAGCGCGGGGGTCGGGCCTGGGGGGTCCCGAGGGGGGTCCCAGTCCCGTTCACACCCACCAGGCAGCGCCCGCCGACGCACAGGTCCGGggagccggggctgcagcgcgTCCCGTCCAGCACCCGGCCGAAGCTGTAGTAGAAATTGTGTCCCTCGGCCAGGCAGTTGAGGTCGCAGAGGTTTGGGGCTGCCGGAGCACGGGGGGAAGGGGTTGGGGCGATGCCGGGGACGGCCGGGATCCCCCGGTGGTGCCGTCAGCACGGCGGGACTCACCTCCGTGGAAGGGCACCCAGCGGTAGCGGGCGGAGGTGCCCAGCACGGGCCGGTTGTCGTACAGCGAGCACTGCATGGCCCGGAAAGGCACGGAACCGGCGGGGCAGCCCTGTGGGAGCACCGGGATGGAGCGGCCACGGGCACCGGGGACAGCCCCGTCCGTGCCGCAGCACTCacctggagctggcagagccGGTACTGCCGCGGGTCCCCCGGGCACGGCTGCTCCTCGCTGCTCCTgcgggcacagggacagcagtgtcacCTCCGTGTCCCCCACAGGGCCGCGATGCCACCGAGCCACCACAGGGATGGTGGCACCCTGGTCCCACACAGGGaacccccagctccagggccgCGATGCCACCGAGCCACCACAGGGTTGGCGCTGCCTGGTGGCATCCGGGTTGTGCACACGAGGTGGTGACAAGGCCGTGCCGGAGGGGTTTGGGAGTTGGGGACACCCCGGGGGGGGTCAGTGCTGCCCCGTCCCCCACTCACCGCAGGCACCTCCGGCTGCGCAGCGCGACCCCGTCCccgcaggagctggagcaggagctccagGGTCCCCAGGGCGCCCAGGTCCCCTGGGGCCGAGCAGGGGCCGGGGGCTCGGGGACCCTcgctggtgtccccagggctgggtccTGCGTGAGGAAGGTGATGGTGAGCGCTGGGGTGGGATGAAGGAGCCCAGGGGGTGCCATAGACCCCCTCAGGTGCGCCCCAGCCCCCTCACCTGCGCTGTGCCCACCAGGCTGagccaggccagcagcagcagccgccagCACCTGCGGGGCAGAGAGAGAGCCCTGAGCCCGGGGACAGGGGGGTGACACCgggctgtcccccagcccagcacggccacCGAGGTGGGGACACCACCGAGACACCCCCGGGACCACAGAGAGGGGATGGGGGTGAGGGGGGCAAGGCCAGACCCCAGGGAGGGGATGTGGGGTCTGGTGCCACCAGCGGGGACAGGCGGGTGGGGAACACGCAGTGGGTGATGCTGGGTGGTGACACGGGGTGGGTGACAGGGGGTGGGTGACACGGGGGGGGGTGACACTGGGTAGGTGACATGGGGTGGGTGAGACGGGGTGAGGGGTGACACGGGGTGGTGACAGGgggtggtggcacagggtggtGACACGGGGTGGGTGACAGGGGATGGGTCACAGAGGGTGGGTGACACGGTGTGGGTGACACAGGGTGGTGACTCGGGGTGGGTGACACGGGATGGGTCACAGAGGGTGGGTGACACGGTGTGGGTGACACGGGGTGGGTGACACGGGGTGGTGACATGGGGTGGGTGATACGCGGTGAGTGAGACGGGGTGAGGGGTGACACGGGGTGGTGACAGGgggtggtggcacagggtgggtgGCAGGGGGTGGGTGATGCAGGGTGGGTGACACAGGGTGGATGGTGACACGGGGTGGGTGACACGGGGTGGGTGGTGACACGGCAtgggtggcacagggtgggtgGTGACACAGGGTGGGTGACACGGGGTGGGTGACACGGGGTGGTGACACGGGGTGGGTGACACGGCGTGGGTGGTGACACGGGGTGTCCCCCCCACGTGCCCACCCGGCCCCGGCACGGCCgacggccccgccgcccccagGGCCCCGCGGCGGGCGCCGGGCCGGGATCGCTGCCTGCCGGGGCAGGACCAGACCTGCTCGCCGGGGCTCCCGCGTCGCTCCCCGATCCGGATCCGGCCCCGCCGTGGGGCGGGCGGGGTGGGGGGCAGCGGGGGGCCCCCACAGCGCCCGATCGTGCAGCGCCCCCAGAGCGCCCAGCCCGGGGGTGAGGGAGGCGCCGGGAGGGTGCGGGGGGTGCGGGGGTCCCATCCCCGTGTCGGGGAATCCCCGGCTGGGCCGGTTCCGTCCCGTCGCGGGCAGCCCCCGGCTGTGGGTGcccccagcaggacagggcaaGGGCCGGGGGTCGCGCTGCCGCCTCTCCAGGGGGGTGTTTGTATCGTCCGAACCCCGCCGAGGCTCGGGCGATGCCCGGTGGGTGATGCACAAACCCCGCTGGCAGCGCGGGGGGCACcgcgtgcctcagtttccccgcaGGAGCTGCGGTAGGGCGCGGAATCGCGGTGCAGGGGGGGTCCGCGAGGGTTAAAGCAGAAACCAGGAGCTTACCCGGCAGCGTGGGGTCCCCCGCGGGGGTCCGAGCCGCCCCCACGGCCCCTCCCGGCCATGCCGCCCCTGGTCGGCCGCGTCCCGGCGGCTCCGTCCCGGCTCGGCGTGCGggcggcggggagcgggggGGACCCGGGGCCAGCGGGCATCGCCTGCGCAGCTCCGGGGGGGCCGGGCGAGGCtcccgcccccccccccacacacacaccctccCCGTTCGCCTGCCGTCCCTCCCCGCCGCGTTATTAATATCCAGCCCCAAAGGTGCGCCCAGCCCTCCCCGGCCGCCCGTTAACCCTTGGGGGCCCGGAGCTCCGGCGGTCGGGGTGGGGGGGGTGGCCTCCTGGGGGCTGTAAAACAACATCAGcgcccccccgggacccccccagccccagcggAGGAGGGGAGGAGGCGCCAGGACCTCCCTGCACGGCCGGATCCCGATCCGGGACCCTCCGGTGCTGCGCATCCCCGAGGGCCGGGACCCCCGCGGGGGTCTCGGCTTCGTGACCGGGGTTTTCTGAGGGGGCTCGGGGGCACAGAGCGGTGGGTGTGGGGTGCGGGGGGAGCACACAGCACCCCTGGGCGCCAGGGACACCCGCAGCCGGAGCTGAAGGGGTTACAGTGTCCGGTGTCCCTCGGGGTGTCCCCGGTGCCGAGCAGAGCGGGCAGGATGGAGCCGGGGAGCgcaggggctgagcccccccCGGGCTGGTACCTCCGGGATGAAGGCAGCGGGACCCTCTACAAGCGGGGGCGGCTCCTGGGAGAGGTAAATCCCCTGAACTGCCCCCCCTGAACTGCCCCCAGCGCCCCCTCCCCACTGGGCACCATGGGGGGATCACCCGCCTGCACCCCGTGAGGGTCCCGATCCATCTGGGgaaggggaaactgaggcacggggctgagctccagcagctcctgtccctggggctCCGAGCCCCACACCTGGGTGGGCCCCCCAACCCCACGGGCTCACTCGCAGGGCACCTTCGGCCGCTGCTACCAGGTGACAGAGGTGACAAGTGGCCGGCGCTACGCGGCGAAGGTGATCCCGAGAGCCCGGCTGGCTGCCGCGGGCGTGGGGGACAGGGTGAGTGCAGGGGGACAGTGCCCGGGGAGAGGGGACAATGCCCACTGAGAGGGGACAGTGCCCGGGTGTCCCCGCACAGCCCCTCCCGTGCCCCTCCCCGGTTGTCTGGGTGGGCTCCCGTCCCCGCGGGCTCAGTGCCGGGGGTCCCCGAGGGTCCCCCCGGGGCTGCCGGGCTGCTGTCGGTGCAGGtggagcgggagcgggagctGCAGTGTCGCCTGCGCCACCCGCACATCGTGCGCCTGCACGGGCACTTCGCCGACGGCGGGCACCTCtacctgctgctggagctgtgcagccgGGGGGTGAGACCTGCGCCCCGAAACCGGGCTCCTGAACCCCGAAACCGGGCCCTTGAGCCCTGAAATTCTGCACCTCAAAACTGAGTCCCTAGACCCCCAAAACCAAGCCCTTGAACACTGAAACTCAGcctaaacaccccaaaac
Encoded proteins:
- the ADAMTSL5 gene encoding ADAMTS-like protein 5 isoform X2, with the protein product MPAGPGSPPLPAARTPSRDGAAGTRPTRGGMAGRGRGGGSDPRGGPHAAGCWRLLLLAWLSLVGTAQDPALGTPARVPEPPAPARPQGTWAPWGPWSSCSSSCGDGVALRSRRCLRSSEEQPCPGDPRQYRLCQLQGCPAGSVPFRAMQCSLYDNRPVLGTSARYRWVPFHGAPNLCDLNCLAEGHNFYYSFGRVLDGTRCSPGSPDLCVGGRCLSVGCDGILGSGPDACGHCGSGHGSCVLVHRLFQGSDPSSGYLGYVNVTKIPAGATNIKVTDKSRNYLALMASDGRYVLNGDWAIAWPGPYEAAGTLLTYNRAPDGTESLEAPGPTLEDLHVMVLLQEPNPGIEYQFWLPRGHPQLGRGDTSALRQPQPRGAGSPPPPEPPQPPQPPRPRGLATEPPPRSPPGRSQDGDAAALSPQGAAGGAARPRGARSASGTSARATSCSTGGSWRAAWWGGRRATRWRWRRGTGSASRWWPGSTCGCPAPAAAPRCSREPSTC
- the ADAMTSL5 gene encoding ADAMTS-like protein 5 isoform X1, with the translated sequence MPAGPGSPPLPAARTPSRDGAAGTRPTRGGMAGRGRGGGSDPRGGPHAAGCWRLLLLAWLSLVGTAQDPALGTPARVPEPPAPARPQGTWAPWGPWSSCSSSCGDGVALRSRRCLRSSEEQPCPGDPRQYRLCQLQGCPAGSVPFRAMQCSLYDNRPVLGTSARYRWVPFHGAPNLCDLNCLAEGHNFYYSFGRVLDGTRCSPGSPDLCVGGRCLSVGCDGILGSGPDACGHCGSGHGSCVLVHRLFQGSDPSSGYLGYVNVTKIPAGATNIKVTDKSRNYLALMASDGRYVLNGDWAIAWPGPYEAAGTLLTYNRAPDGTESLEAPGPTLEDLHVMVLLQEPNPGIEYQFWLPRGHPQLGRGDTSALRQPQPRGAGSPPPPEPPQPPQPPRPRGLATEPPPRSPPGRSQDGDAAGRCGRCRPAKGRSQRIRHFCQSDFVFHGRILARRVVGRETRYEVAVEARYRQRFPLVAREYLWVPSTCGCPALLEGAEYVLMARRHVNHEHTLNRILLPPDGYARPWTAREARLVREAARHCPHPRPP